A region of the Dermacentor albipictus isolate Rhodes 1998 colony chromosome 4, USDA_Dalb.pri_finalv2, whole genome shotgun sequence genome:
CGCCGAACCATCAACGGGCATCGTCGAGTGCTTTGCTTCTGAAGTGGAACCAGACGACGGTTCGCTCGGAGACATCGATGTAAACTCCGAGCTTACGAACCACTAGAACGAATTCCGCGCGTGAGACACAAACACCTTGTGCCAGCAACATATAAATGTTAccttctacaatggcttcaccgtCTTCTAGCTCGTAGGACTTGACCGGAATCATAACACTCGCACGTTGCGGTATCGTGATGCTCTCGTCCGAAACGCGAAGTGCGGATCTGTGTCCAATGGCGTCGGTCTGTGTTGCCCTTTGTGCCGAGAAAGTGATGCAGCGCTCGCGGAGGTCAATAATGGCGCCATATTCCCGGAGAAAGTCCATCCCAAGAATTAAATCGCGGGAACACTCGCGTAGAACTAGACAAGTGGCGAGAAAAGCAGCCCCGCGAATTTCTACTCTGGCCGTGCATAGACCAAGCGGTGTGACGACGTGGCCACCTGCCGTACGAACTGGTGCCCCGTTCCAGGGCAACGTAACTTTTTTCAGAACGCTCCCCAGTTTTCCACTAATAATAGAGTAATCGGCGCCGGTATCTATCTACAAGTGCACTCATTTTTCTGCCGTCGATCAACACAGGTATGTCCAGTGAAATCTTGTTCGCGTAAACTGGTTCTGGCATCATCGTGTTTTCGTCGTTCTGCGGTCGGCACGATCCGAGGTCTTGAGCGCGTCGAGTATCAGGGGCCCCGCCTCGGTAGGTCGCTGACGTCAGTTTTCCCGGCGTGGACTTGGGGATCgcccttgcgtcgtcctcgaggTGGTATCGCGAGCAGGGAAATATCGCCGCGGTGAGGGTGAGCGTGACTTCCGCTGCGATGGGCCCAGCCTGCGCTGCTGTTCGAGGAATTCTGCGATGTCGAGTGGCCTTTGGTCGAAGCTAGGTCGAGGCGAATCGACAGAAAAACCTCGCAGTCCGAGTCGTCGGTAGGGGCACTCCCGATACACATGACCAGCTTCGcagcagtggtagcacagcggtcgTCGATGGGGTGCTCGCCAAACCTCTGATTTCCTCGCGGGTGTTCGGTGATCGTCGAAGTACGGTAGCGCAGTTGTCGGAGCGGCTTGCGCCGATTGCAACGCGACTGGCGGCGCCACGTAAGTAGGCACGAAAGCTTGGACGGGGCTTATTAAGGTTTCTGCGTAAGTCTTGCGCCGAGATTCGCTTGGCAGAGGTGGTGCTTCACTGCTGGAAAGAgatgcctgcagtgcctgctgtacttcTTCGCGTACGACGCTGGCGAGGGAACTGACTGGAGGTGGCGAAGTACCGTGgtgcttctgcagctcgtcgcCAACCACTGGGCGaatcagctcgcaaagcaaggcAACGTCACACATGAAGCCTACCGGCGTATCCGGAGTGCAAGCGGCATTTACTTGTCGGTTGTACAAGTTCGACCGTTGCTGAAGGGTTTCCTCCATCGCGGTGGCTTTGGTGAGGAACTCAGCAACAGTCTTGGGCGTATTCCGAACAAGACCGCCAAAGGGCTGCTCCTTTACGCCTCTCATCCGATGACGCACCTTCTTCTCTTCCGAAATGCTCAGATCAGCACGCTGAAAGGTACCCGTCATGTCCTCCACGTACATCGTGACgctctcattgggcttttgaacgcgtGACTGAAGGGCCCGCTCTGCTTTTTTCCGGCGATCGCGGCTGGAGTAAGTCTCtagtagcttgcgctggaactcaGGCCAGGATGACAGGGCACTTTCGCGTTTCATAAACCATGTGCGAGCACCATCCTGGAGGCCGAAATAGACGTTCCTGAGTTTGGCGTTGTTGTCCCACTCTGTAACGCAGCCACGCGCTCGAACTCcgccagccagtcttcaacatcttcaaatgtgtcgccatgaAAGGCCGTCGGCACTTGGGGGTTCAGCAGCGTTAGGTAAGTCGGTGTCACCCGTTCCGTAGAAGTCGCAGTTGTCGCAGTCATCACTTTTTCCTGGGGGTTTCCGAATTCTGGGGCGAGGCCTCGGATTCCCCGGCTTGTGCGGTGAACTGGAGTCAACTCCAACTGTGAGGCGGGGTTCTTACTGCCCAGTGGGAACTCCTGCATAAGTTGAGCGTACCCAGGACCTCCACCAaattgtcgcgtataccctgctggAGTATACAAGCTGAATGAAGATACAGGTGGTTGCACTTTACGAAAGTGTAAGCGGCGACGCGCGATGCTGAGACGAacttcgttctcttcttcttcagTACCTTGCTccgccacaccatgtggcaatattACGTCCAACATTGGGATTGGTTGAGATACCTTACGAACGAATCGAGCGCAAGAGCAAATGCTAGCCAATCTTTATGTTGAAGACATCACCAAAAAGcactggccaatggcaaagagccgTTACAAACGGAAACCTTTGCGAATTCAGCCCTTGAAATGTTAAAGCCCTCTTTATTGCATGACACTCTTTAAGAAACACAAGTATTGAAACGAGCTAGACTATTTTACGTGAATCCATGCTGAACGAAACTGCTCACGAAAAAATCTGATAAATACGTCCAACGATATCAACGAGATATTGCAGAGCGCAGTCATAAAACGCCTTTATTCAGAACGTGCTCGTGCTATCTTGATAACGCAAAGGTGCTGATCAGAGTCAGAAATGCACTCGTCCTGGCTCAAAATGCATATACGTTTCACGGCAGTGTAAGCCACACTGCAATTGTTAGTGATTGTTCAGTGCTATAGAGCAACAGAAGCTACTGTTCAAGCTTTAAGAACAGCATAAATGTATGTGTGGCTATTAAACAAGGTCACCCACAAAAGGCCACTATAGTCTACGCACAAAGGGAATGTCTTACCAGCTGCAACCAAGAATTGTTCAGGTTATATAGTGACATGTAAACAGCCGTGATGCCCAAACGAAAGCCACAGGACGTTTATAAATCTGCTGGAACTGACGTCAAGACTTACGAATGTGCAGTTCTCTCGACAGAAGTGAACGCAAGGCAACGCCGTATACTAGAAGACCACATAACAGAGCACTTCCCGAACAGCACTAGGTGTCGAAAGATTCGGCACTGAACAGCAGCCCACTAAACACGTTTCAATCCACAGAGATATGTACAACAAACAACAAAGAGTTTGTGACACACCTATTGAGCGATTCCTACTGACAGCACTAATATTATCTATGTTCACCAACTACGCTAAAACAAGAGCCATTATTTTTAAAGACTGCTGGGCGAGAACATAATTTACGCAGAAAAACTCacgaagcagaaaaagaaaagaaaaggaaatcgcgATCCGACACGCTTCTTCCATAGCACGATAAAACAGCTTGGCAAATTAAACACGAAGAGAATATTTCGCGAGCGATGAAGACATCTAGATGCAAAATAAGGCACTGCAAAATGGAAATTCAGACCAGTGTTCGTGCGCGTTGTTCTCGAACTGTGCGGTGGCACACCAATAAGCACGATTCGCGTTGCTGCCCTCGTTGTCGTCTCGTAGTTCCACAGGTGCTAGAGGACACACGGCACGTCACTCATTGCCGCGCATTCTCGCAGGCTTCGAATGCGTTACGCATAGGCGTCCCCGCACAGTCGAAAGCCTTGAAGAACTCGTCGAAGTTCCGCATCAGCGTCGACGCTCTCACTCCGCTCCCGTAGGAACCCGTAGGACAAATGTGGTGCACAAAGAAGAGTATGAAGAACACCTGGCTGGCCGACAAGCTGTGGTAGCCGAATACCGGGGCCCGGTCGTGCCAGCTGGGTACGGCAAAGGCGCGGATCGCGGCTGACAGCGACAAAATTGGGTACTTCAGTTCAGTGTGCGTAATTCTTTCACCTTGTCGTCGAAGGCAGCGCAGGTGCGCTAGGAGCCCTTCCCAGCTGTCAGTGTCCCGTTGTGCGTAGTCGAAAATCTTGTCCCACAAGGCGTCGGCAAGCATGACGCCCAGCACGGCCGCGTTGATGACATCTGCGCCGTGGGCTAAGCTGCGGCTTCCTCCGGCGGTCTCCTTGCCGAAACTGAGAAGCGCGTACACGCTTGCCGCGACGGCGATCTGGTTGCCGAATCTCACGAGGAATGTCTGAGACAAGTCGACGCGCAGTCTGTACAACCCAGAGAGGCCCCGCATAGCATTGCTGCTGCGTATCTGAAATAAGAATGCACCGTTTTAGTTGTACGTAGGCAGCCAACTTGATCCGCAAAACCGAGAAAACAATATAAGTGTTTCACGTGCTATACCTATGAATTGCTTACAGCTGAGCGCGTGTAAACATGCCTCGAAATCATTCAATCGCGAACAGCCAGTTTTTCAGTCCTGCAGGTTACGGTTAGTGTATGATATACAGACGCTCTATTTGTCATTCTCAGTGGCTCCACTAAGCAGGCATCAAAAATAGTGATATGGCTGATGTTTAAGCAGAACGTCCGCTGCTACTTTCTGGTTGGTACGATATCTATCCGGGACATCTCGGCGCGATTCAGACGCAACCGACAATATACGGTCAGACAACAACGGCTTCTTGTGTGAAGGAATGGAGAGCAGAACCAATCCCCACTGATTGCAGGCCATGAGGCTACACCACAGAGTCACCGCAAAAGATGGCAATATCACTCCGCGATCGCGGGGCTCAGCACTGCGTGGAAGCAGGCTGCCACTGAAGAACTGTGGCTCACGGTATGCACTACTGATTAGTGGTCGGTCTACGCTTACAACAGTTTTGCTCAATTAACTTCACCCTCGCATTACTCAACATGCTCGCAAAAGCTCAAGCCAAGCTGATCACACCCTCATAGGAGATGATGCGCTACGTCACTGTTTACGACCCACGTGGCGGCACTGACCTTACAATCGCTGACAAGTGCAGAACTGAAACGTCCGATTAAGGGCAATAAAACGTACTACGCAATTTCTTTTAATAATCAAGGAACAGCGACGAAATAGCTGCGACAAATAAATAGCAGTGGCAAACTCCACTATAGTGTAGCACCAGTGCCATGCACCCTATCGCACGACCTATCCAATCTAAGTCATGTTTTGGTAGACCCCTGGATAACAGgtttcattatccttactgtgtCATGGTGACAGACACTTCGAATATACTATTCTACAAATAAATATTCCTTTTGGGTACGTTTAAAGGTAGGCACAGTTAATAAATCTTATACCTACTTGTACACCTACTCGTTGTCATTCTGTTGCTGTGCCACCTTTGTGCATAAatattatacccctgtcaagccagcaagttaagtgcacttacggggagtaCACTTCGAGACCCTGAGTGACACATTAGGCTACGCGGTGCTAAACGAGAAGACAAAGCGCACTCGCAGTAAGAAAATAATGTCGAAAGATTAAGAGCCCGTTTTTGAAGATGTAGATTGAAAAGAACTTCTTACAGTGATCGTTTTACGTTgtattataaataaaaacaaacttaatctctttttctttttcaacaagAAAAAgccacattctttttttcattgtaagAACATTGCAAGTCAAcgctggccaagacgaatgccaaGCCAATCTGTCACATGGCGGCCTGGGACGAGGCGACATTTGATCCTGTTAGAACCGAATATGAGCGGTCACCCAAAGCGGTGGAAACACGGCGAGTTTGCGAATTATCAGATGCGACGACACGGCAAACGCCGCGCACACGTCTCAAAACACAACCAGCGTGGTCAGCACGTGTTCGCACCAAAACATCAACACGAACTGAATAAGAATGACGACGCCGCAGTGCCGCATAACGCACgcgccgttagttgcgtacaCGGTAAATTTATTTCTCTATTGTGCTCTTTCGCTTCTCGCTAAAggcaaattttgttgaaagcTGTTCAACAGCTCAAATTAACTTCTTTGTCCTTTTTTATGCATTACATCTTGTAACACTAAAACCGCTCACGGTGAGGCTGcgcactcggccagcaaagtgcgttccgtgaaagAACCGCAGTGCGCTCTTTTGCGAGTGAAACTCCGCTTGCTGACGCTTAGACTTGGAAAAAGTGCTCTTAAACCGAGTGAACATCCTTGAACTTGTCCGTTTGACAGGGGTTATTAGTTTTTGATCAGCAAAGTTGGCTGCTACATGGCTTTGCGCGGATGTCATGGCGGACATGCTAAACAAGAACTACGTCCAGCTCGTTACCGCTTCTATGCGTAGGCTCGAAGTGGGCAGACTAAGCAAGGTATTTCTCTCACTTGTGCACGATGAAAACTACCTCGGTGTTCAAATTACCAGCGATAATGAACCGATATTGGGTCACTTGAAAAGAGTCGCATTATTTGTGACGATTCAGGCACGCGGACGAAGGTGGCGCGAGCGTGAAGGAGCTCAATATTGCGATATTGAGTGGATAATACTCAGAACGTTGACTCTTTTGCACAATTTATTGCGCTCATAAACAACATTCGTATATTTTGTTCACTTAAAAGTTGTCTTTAACTTTGTTCTTAATTATAAAAGAATGCGTTCCACATTTGTTGGTGTTACCTATAATGCGATGTGTTAAAACTATCTGCTGAACTAGACGATGTTATAACGCAACTTCTTTAGCTGCCAATGCCTTGGTCTTCTATAGCGGTTAATACATTTATGTGCGTTGGTGCTACATTGGAAGTACGTATTGCGCGAGATGATCAAAAGAGAGCAAGGAATGATTCCGTGCCTCAGAGTCGTTGGGTTACTTTTTTGAAAGCTAAGTAATTACGAGAAGCGTTTCTCGTCTGATTTGCTCTTACGAGTGTAATTATGAGTGTAATTCACTCGTAATTACAGTGTAATTATACATGACGTTAGGCAGACACCGGTTTGCTAGGTCACATCTGCTTCTCGCACTGATATGAACGGTTTTGCCTCTGCGGAGGAGCAGTGAAAGATGTTGCTGCCACCTCTCTTTATCGGTAATTGGCAACAAGCGGTAATTATAACGTCGCCCCCAAAAGAAGCGCAGTGTTAGACTACATTGTGTCATCAATTTAATACATAGAGAATGCCGGACGCGAACGGAGAAACAAGAAAACGCTACTGTGCAGGTTTGCCCCACTTATTGCAATGTGTCATCGACGTTCAGGTGCTTACATGGAGCGACTCCTCCCTGTGAAGACGGTCATGCAATATAGACCAATTAGCACCAACACTAAGTAAGGGAAATTCCAAAAGGACAGTCGTTATTAACGTGTAGTCAGGCGTCAAGAGAACTACCAATGCAAGAAGATTCGCACGGATCCCGTATTTCAACGAAAACAGTGAGTTCGTAAATTGAGCTTGCTTAAGTTAAAGCGGACATGCGTACGCCGCTACGACTGTTAAGCCATTCAGATGGAGGCCAAAGATGAATGTGCCATTTTAAGCAGTGGCAGAAGTAACACTGCGCGTAAGTTCATCTGAAGCCAGTAGAATTCGTTCATACAACCTGCAAGTCAACCTGAACGCAGCGCACGAAACAAGCGTGCCGTCATAGCACGCATACTCATATTCATCTACATTAAGCAGCGCACACAGCAATTGCAGCGTTGGAAAGCTCACGGCGAGGTAGGTGAGACTGCATACAACATATGAATGACTAGCAGAACAACATCGCACACAATTCTCGTTAACCCTCACTCATGGTAAAGTACCAGTAAGTCAGCAATGTGTAGACGAAAAACCTGCTGCTAAAAACCATATCCAGCGGCTGACAAGTCACTTTCGAGAAGTTGAATTTCtcataaaagaaattatacaaaAGTGCAAGAGCTGGAAACTTCCATaaagatcaagaaaacgaagaaatACAATTTTTACAAGTTTTTTTTAGTAACTAATACAACTTTACACTATCAGTTTTATTCCTTCGAGctcgaggaagaaaaagaacaccGGTACTCGCCTGCCTCGCAGCTAACAGATATGGATACAGATGGTAACACAATCGCGGTGAAATTTCACGCACGTTATTGATTTGTTGATGCAAACGTGCATCAAATGGACTATTGTGCGAAAAAGCCGGCGGCTGTCTTCTGGAAAACCTAAGAATGGCAcctgaattcccattggctgcgacaccaaGTCACGAGGGCGCCTCGGCGGAGCACAGCGAGCGAAAGGGAACACTTTCTGCAGTGCGAGCGCGCGAAGTGTTGCCTGAGGGGGGAGAGAATCcccacgacgccacgtcatcctcgctctcgCTCTCAGAAGCTTGGGTTATCcgtgcgttccttgtccgcgcaagttctcgcctgcgttctaactgcgccacGGTAatgccaaatcaaaacgcgccaagccaaCGCCTCCTAAAAAGCAGACCGCTGCACCCTGCTTTATGAAGTCATGCCATTCAGAGCGATATTTCCATTGCCAggcctggcgtgacgaaagcggtgacgtcaaaatccccgcggcttactcggaagcgtccccattagattatatGGCAACCTGccaaggtaacatgacgtcacggatcgaataTATTTGGCTCATCAGGTGGCACTGGGTCATTTTTGTGGGGGGCAGACAGACGCTTTAGAGCAGAGGCAGCTCCGGAGAACAACTACTTGAAGAGCAAATATCATATATCATATATAAAATATTGCATAAAAGCAATAGTCGCATTAGATCTTTGAACATGTGAACTGTATCGAGCGGAGACAAACCGAGTAATACTgaatttctttttcaatttttttaataaatACGTGTATTTCTTAGACGACTTGCAGGAATCAGGGCCTGAATTCCCAATACAATTCATACGCCAAAGTAGAATGTAATAGACAACATATAAGCGATGGCTTATATGCTGTCTATCAGCATATAAGCCAGCCAAAAGCAAAGCTTCTTACGAAATAAAAGCTTTCTGAATTAGGCCCTCGAAGCGCTTGTGAAAATGTCAGCTTTCGAACTGACAGCTTCCACAAATCGAAAGACCGAAACCAAGGACACAACTGAGAGTGGAGTTATACGATTGGACGCTGCCTCTGCTCTATTAGGTAAAAAATAATCTCGATACTCACCTGATAGTAGAAGCTCCGAATTTCAAACTTATTCTCGAAGTAGTTCTCGCTTATGGAGGGGAGATAGCGCTTGTAGGGGGCAGTCAGGTTTTCAGGCAAAACAATATGAATGCTTCGCACCACACTCCGCACCGCGTTGGCGTCCAGGTGCGCAGAGAAGAAAACTTGGGCGTCCGCAATCACGGCTTCAGAGATCTTGTTAAACATTTCCAGCAGAACCTGGTCGCGGTCTGGGCTAGTCATCTGCTGCGTCGCCAACAGATCCCAGAGTGGAAACAGTGCCATGGTCTGCTTTTCGCAAAATGCCGCGTGATCCGCTAGGCTAGCCGCCTGCCGAATTTCGTCGTCAAACGTGGCCAGCGTCGAGTGTATGGCGAAGTACAGTAGCGCGGCTGCTTGGACGAGGATGTTTTTGTCCGTCAATATGCTTAAGACTGCCGCGACGTCGGGAGGGTTTTCGATGGCAATCACTGGGACTGCGCTCAAAATCTCTTGCCACGTAGATatgccctcctttggaaactgttcACCTAACAGCGGCATCGGGACGATAGAGTGCCCATCACCAGAATTCTTGCGGGCCCTGCGGAATCGGCGAATTAGACTAAGCACGTCTGCCTGCGTAGCGCTTATGCCAGCGTGTCTCCTGGCAGCCTCGAACATGGCACGGCCGGCAGTTGACGCGTCTAAATTGATATATGGCGCCGGCTGAAAGCTTATGACGTAGGTGGCTTCATTCTTCTCGAATGATAATTTGTAGAACGTGTAAAACACGCTGAAAATTTCGTACCTGAAGTGTAGCAGACCGACAAGCTTGATCAGGTCCACGTTGCGCGGGGCGTTCGTAGAGGTTCCCGACCAGCGGTGAAAGAGGTCGATGACGGCTTCCACTGCGTTCACTGCAGTGAACATATTTGTCACGCTTGCGAAGAGGCAGCTCTTGTGGTTCACCCAAATTATATCGCTGACCGGTGAGCGCAGTTTGGCCTGCAGAGTAGGGTGAACCACGACCGATGTGAACGCTCGAACCGCAATCGCGCTGCGGTCTACTCCGCTCTTTTTGTAGCAGGCATAACTGAGAATGTCAGTGCACGGATCGTTTGACAGGTTGACCAGCGTCAGTATCGTCTCCGTGGCGTCGGGGCAGCAGAATGGCGGGACTTCGGGCAATTCGCCGTCGGAGCTTCTCAACTCGTGCATCATAATCCACACGAGCGCCACCAATCCGGAAAGAAGTGCATTCGCGAGCAGAACGACAGGCGCGACGACAGCGCGAGGGCCAGAGCTGCTCGGCGCCTGGTCGTTGGGCATTTGCAGCGAGAAGCGTCTTCCGATAGCCAGCAGGTTCGCCGCGGGACACCCGTGCAACGCTCCGGCTTCTTCTTCTCTGGCCCGTGCCACGTGTCATACTACTGACCGCGAGCCCCGCCAAAGCCAGGCAATCGGAACGAAGAGGTGAAGGAGTTGTAGATGTAGATCCTTGGGATAtactggcacgtacccactctgggggattggTTGATAATCGGGTAGGTCGAAGTAAAATGTCAGATAAGAGTGCAAAATGTTATACTGGCTTAGTTAGAATCGAAAGGTAGAGCTTGGAGAGCCTGCATGATTTTGTAAATATGAAAATTTTATTATAGCAATAAAAATAGAAATGCTCCACGTCAAATTCGGTGAAAGTaaagagagagcgtaaactttaatttcaaatcagcaagatttgagtccggcgtcttttagtgggtctgggcacccgccgcggacgcggttccgagaccttgtctcgaagcggcttcctcggctcgctggacggcccagagttgtgctgtcaggtcagagctgagcagtgcggtcatccagcgtgactggaggctggcggtagaagagacggaggggtcggcactgcccgacttgtttgttaggtcccgacactcccatagcatgtgatttagtgtggcaacctcgccacacgatgtgcatctgtttgtagtgtacatgtctggatacatggcgtgcatgagtctggggtttctgtaagagtctgtttgtaattgtctgaagtgtactgcttgcgtcctgtctaacatagcgtgagggaatgggtatatgcgtctttgtaattggtagtgtgccgtgatgtcgtgaaaagtggtcatacgatcctcccatgcccagacgtttgcagtaccccgcgggggctcttcctccgatgctgctcggtgagtcaggcctcgagcaacgccgtgagccgcttcgttgggggtgctcattccagtgtgtgccgggatccacagcaaatgccttcgggtatcaacgtcggcctctccctggtgtatgggatgtcgctggagtatctgatacgcctcttgcgagatgcgcccatttgcaaaattgcgaattgccgtttgcgagtcacagaccacgtatgtagctttggtttgtgtgagggccagtgctatggccgcttcctctgccgcttcggcatgtgccgtgttcacggtgacgctcgtgagatggttgcctcggtggctagtaactgctgccacgaaactcttcctgtctcgatagcgggctgcgtcggtgaagaccgcatccttgtcgttagagtaacttttgttcatttgttgtgccctggctttacgcctccccgtgtggtgttgggggtgcatgttgcgaggcaatgggggtacgtatagttgctcgcgtatgggtcttggaatgtctactttgacgccatgttgcgagtggtatgtgatgccgagattttcaagcacgtgtctgcccgggcgggtcttggataggcgttcaagttgggacacttgttgcgcctccacgagttcttcgagcgtattgtgtaggcctagttctaagagcttggtggtgctgactccaggcgcaagtcccaacgcacatttgtacgccttgcgtatgagcgcgttgagcttgttttttttcgcaaccgtccagttgtgaaacgctgccgtgtaccttatctgggaaatgacgaaggcttggatgcgtcggatgacgctgccttcgaaggcttaaaaattttgtattcAGAGATTAAGTCTCGTTTACCCTTTGGCAATGTTGACAAGCCTGTAGGTTTTGGTTCTCGAAGACTTACCAAAGCGGAAAGgaattatgaatgaatgaatgaaaactttattgttccaccgagctggggtgcccgcctcttaacctacacgtaggtaggggaggaggacgaagcagtccccgcgcgttga
Encoded here:
- the LOC135914672 gene encoding uncharacterized protein, giving the protein MPNDQAPSSSGPRAVVAPVVLLANALLSGLVALVWIMMHELRSSDGELPEVPPFCCPDATETILTLVNLSNDPCTDILSYACYKKSGVDRSAIAVRAFTSVVVHPTLQAKLRSPVSDIIWVNHKSCLFASVTNMFTAVNAVEAVIDLFHRWSGTSTNAPRNVDLIKLVGLLHFRYEIFSVFYTFYKLSFEKNEATYVISFQPAPYINLDASTAGRAMFEAARRHAGISATQADVLSLIRRFRRARKNSGDGHSIVPMPLLGEQFPKEGISTWQEILSAVPVIAIENPPDVAAVLSILTDKNILVQAAALLYFAIHSTLATFDDEIRQAASLADHAAFCEKQTMALFPLWDLLATQQMTSPDRDQVLLEMFNKISEAVIADAQVFFSAHLDANAVRSVVRSIHIVLPENLTAPYKRYLPSISENYFENKFEIRSFYYQIRSSNAMRGLSGLYRLRVDLSQTFLVRFGNQIAVAASVYALLSFGKETAGGSRSLAHGADVINAAVLGVMLADALWDKIFDYAQRDTDSWEGLLAHLRCLRRQGERITHTELKYPILSLSAAIRAFAVPSWHDRAPVFGYHSLSASQVFFILFFVHHICPTGSYGSGVRASTLMRNFDEFFKAFDCAGTPMRNAFEACENARQ